In Haladaptatus sp. QDMS2, a single window of DNA contains:
- a CDS encoding DUF1616 domain-containing protein: MADDRSLWLLLPRPVRDLPADLAAVAVFVVLTNLSVFLPVVKDTPVRVVFGLAFVLFLPGYAFIAALFPEEGESVVEDEDGWNEEDDDSLLSRDGGIDGIERVALSFGLSIAIVPLIGLVLNFTPWGIRLVPIIVTVSGFTLVAVGVAAVRRWELPEDERFSVPYETWLASGREELFNPETRLDKYLNVLLVLSVVIAVGSVTFAVAVPKEGEQFTEFYLLTENETGDYVAADYPTEFVRGESKPVVIGIGNQEHEVENYTVVVELQRVEVQNNSTTVLEERELRRFETGLPHNETWMTEYNVRPTMTGDRLRLAFLLYDGEAPAEPTVNNSYRELHLWVNVTSAQ; encoded by the coding sequence ATGGCTGACGACCGAAGTCTGTGGCTGCTCCTCCCACGTCCGGTCCGCGACCTGCCTGCGGACCTCGCGGCAGTCGCCGTCTTCGTCGTGCTGACGAATCTGTCTGTGTTTCTCCCGGTCGTCAAGGATACGCCCGTTCGTGTGGTGTTCGGGCTCGCGTTCGTGCTGTTCCTCCCGGGCTATGCGTTCATCGCGGCGCTGTTTCCAGAGGAAGGTGAGTCGGTGGTCGAGGACGAGGATGGGTGGAACGAGGAGGACGATGATTCGTTGCTCTCGCGAGACGGTGGCATCGACGGCATCGAGCGCGTGGCGCTTTCCTTCGGCCTGAGCATCGCGATTGTCCCGTTGATTGGGCTCGTGTTGAACTTCACGCCGTGGGGGATTCGACTGGTTCCGATTATTGTGACGGTGAGTGGGTTTACGCTCGTGGCTGTTGGGGTGGCTGCGGTTCGTCGTTGGGAGTTGCCCGAGGACGAACGGTTTTCGGTTCCCTACGAGACGTGGCTTGCGAGTGGGCGCGAGGAGCTGTTCAACCCGGAGACGCGGCTCGATAAGTATCTGAACGTGCTGTTGGTGCTGAGTGTCGTGATTGCGGTGGGGAGTGTGACGTTTGCTGTGGCCGTTCCGAAGGAAGGGGAGCAGTTCACGGAGTTTTATCTGTTGACCGAGAACGAGACGGGAGATTACGTTGCGGCTGATTATCCCACTGAGTTCGTGCGTGGGGAGTCGAAACCTGTCGTGATTGGCATCGGGAATCAAGAACACGAGGTGGAGAACTACACAGTGGTGGTGGAGTTACAGCGAGTTGAGGTGCAGAACAACTCGACGACGGTGTTGGAAGAGCGGGAGTTACGGCGGTTCGAGACTGGGTTGCCCCACAACGAGACGTGGATGACCGAGTACAACGTTCGCCCCACGATGACCGGTGATCGGTTGCGGTTGGCGTTTCTGCTGTACGATGGGGAGGCTCCTGCGGAGCCCACGGTGAACAATTCGTATCGGGAGTTACATCTGTGGGTGAACGTCACGTCGGCGCAGTAG
- a CDS encoding glycosyltransferase family 2 protein, giving the protein MSELSSNLQTNKGETAYSRPAVGLIATQDNGDEIAGAILRARQKGHEAIVMAAGGSANEAVAFAKELGAIVVEQDFAMGHSRSGTQHCTSVARDVGFPGVILHENLSQPLDYKTSVGKLRDSSAYAIEGELSTAIESEPRTLAAIPAYNEEQSIYHVVSTAREHADEVLVVDDGSTDETVERAREAGATVVVHEDNRGYGGALKTAFVEAERAGVEYLVILDGDGQHDASDIPRLIENQQDTRSEIVIGSRFCGGSDTKLPLHRYLGLRVVNFMTNLSFGVVRSRSRVADTQSGFRLYTRKAIGSLAADETIGNRMGASTDILHHAHRKRYEITEVGTTVSYDVQNASTHNPVSHGIHLVMNIVRTIEEQRPISVLGVPGFLSAVVGLGFAYLTFSNFINSGLFPLGLALVSVFFTLAGIFACFTAIILHSLNQHFPD; this is encoded by the coding sequence ATGTCCGAGCTATCATCTAACCTGCAAACGAATAAAGGAGAAACTGCCTACAGTCGGCCTGCAGTTGGTCTCATCGCTACCCAAGACAATGGCGATGAGATTGCAGGAGCGATTCTTCGTGCTCGGCAAAAGGGGCATGAAGCTATCGTGATGGCAGCAGGCGGATCAGCTAATGAGGCAGTAGCGTTTGCCAAAGAATTGGGCGCAATTGTTGTAGAACAAGACTTTGCAATGGGGCACTCACGTTCGGGTACGCAACATTGCACCAGCGTTGCCAGAGATGTTGGCTTTCCAGGAGTTATCCTACACGAAAATCTTTCACAACCTTTGGATTACAAGACCAGTGTCGGAAAACTTCGAGATTCATCTGCCTATGCAATTGAAGGGGAACTATCTACAGCGATAGAATCAGAACCCCGCACTTTGGCTGCAATACCGGCGTACAATGAAGAGCAGTCAATTTACCATGTCGTCTCAACTGCACGGGAACATGCTGATGAAGTGCTCGTCGTTGACGATGGCAGTACGGACGAGACTGTTGAACGAGCTCGTGAGGCAGGTGCCACCGTGGTTGTTCACGAAGACAATCGAGGATACGGAGGGGCATTAAAAACAGCCTTCGTCGAGGCCGAACGAGCGGGTGTTGAGTATCTCGTAATTCTCGACGGCGACGGTCAGCACGACGCTTCTGATATTCCTCGACTCATTGAGAACCAGCAGGATACTCGGTCGGAGATTGTAATTGGGAGTCGGTTTTGTGGGGGTTCGGATACAAAGCTTCCACTGCATCGGTATCTTGGATTGCGTGTGGTAAATTTCATGACTAACTTGAGCTTTGGCGTTGTTCGGTCGCGCTCTAGAGTTGCAGACACGCAGAGTGGCTTCCGATTGTATACTCGAAAGGCTATTGGGTCACTTGCGGCAGATGAAACCATTGGCAATCGAATGGGTGCGAGTACTGATATTTTGCATCACGCACATCGGAAACGATACGAGATTACGGAGGTTGGAACGACCGTATCGTACGACGTCCAGAACGCAAGTACGCATAATCCTGTTTCTCATGGGATTCATCTAGTGATGAACATTGTTCGGACAATTGAGGAGCAAAGACCGATTTCTGTGCTTGGTGTTCCTGGGTTCCTTAGTGCGGTAGTGGGTCTTGGGTTTGCCTACCTTACGTTTTCGAATTTCATCAATTCGGGGTTGTTTCCGCTCGGGTTAGCTCTTGTATCCGTGTTTTTCACACTGGCAGGGATTTTCGCGTGCTTCACAGCAATTATTCTACACTCTCTTAACCAGCATTTCCCCGACTGA
- a CDS encoding glycosyltransferase family 2 protein: protein MVQKSQPHVTISILNLNGKEMTKDCVKSIISLTNYENFDIVIVDNGSSDGSVPEIKSEFPELEIIENETNEGFSKANNRVMVRSLERQSDYTLLLNNDTQIIQEGWLAKLVEIGESRGDIGIVGCRVLDPEGDVNFDGRYFPIQNLPLIRNYEYNIYQENETKEFDFEFVDEVIGAVFLIKRELIENIGFLDEKYSPAYGEETDYCIRAWDAGYRVAYSPIAFVEHNPNQTSMKLGEEYIRYIKIRNNIRLILTSYPISWIVMCTPYILSSLSEFFLYRDYEKIKLRHPIVSKAKFKYVIKIFVDIYLERGDILTKRRERRDVRELLK, encoded by the coding sequence ATGGTTCAAAAATCACAACCTCACGTAACAATATCGATACTTAATTTAAACGGTAAAGAGATGACAAAAGATTGTGTCAAATCAATAATTTCTCTTACAAATTATGAAAATTTTGATATAGTGATTGTTGACAACGGGAGTTCGGATGGGTCAGTCCCAGAAATAAAATCAGAGTTCCCGGAGTTAGAGATTATAGAGAATGAGACTAATGAGGGCTTTTCAAAGGCGAATAATCGAGTTATGGTTCGTTCCCTTGAAAGACAAAGTGATTATACATTACTATTAAACAACGATACTCAAATTATTCAAGAAGGATGGTTGGCAAAATTAGTAGAGATTGGAGAGAGTCGAGGCGATATTGGTATTGTTGGTTGCAGGGTCTTAGATCCTGAAGGAGATGTGAATTTTGATGGGAGGTATTTCCCTATTCAAAATTTACCCCTAATTAGAAATTATGAATATAACATTTATCAGGAAAATGAAACAAAAGAATTTGATTTTGAATTTGTAGACGAGGTAATTGGAGCAGTTTTCCTAATTAAGAGAGAGTTGATAGAGAACATCGGCTTCTTAGATGAAAAATATTCCCCAGCATACGGTGAGGAGACAGATTATTGTATCAGAGCTTGGGACGCTGGGTATAGGGTTGCTTATTCTCCAATTGCATTTGTAGAACATAATCCTAATCAAACTAGCATGAAATTGGGAGAAGAGTATATTCGCTATATAAAAATCCGCAACAATATTAGATTGATATTGACTAGCTATCCCATTTCTTGGATAGTGATGTGTACCCCCTATATTCTGTCATCATTGTCTGAGTTTTTCCTATACAGAGATTATGAGAAAATAAAACTCCGGCATCCAATAGTGTCGAAAGCAAAGTTCAAGTATGTAATTAAGATATTTGTGGATATTTATCTCGAAAGAGGCGATATTCTTACAAAGCGACGGGAAAGGAGAGACGTTCGTGAGCTATTGAAATAG